DNA from Nitrospira sp.:
GTAGCTCCGTTCCCAGGTGTAGCGATAGTGCGGGTGTTCGGCTTGGACTACGGCGGTCAACTGTTTTCTCGCCTCTTCGACCCTGCCTTGTTTCTTGTAGAGTGTAGCCAGCATCATGCGCGCGTTCGCATAGTTCCCATCGGCGGCGATCGCCCGTTCCAGATACACTTGGGCTTTCTTCTTGCTTCCGCCGAGGATCCGGGGAAGCTCCATCATCAGACCGCCCATCATCTGTAACGCGAGGGAATGATTGGGATCCAATTCGATCGCGCGCAGTGCGCAATGCTTGATGGTGCTCACCGTCAACGCGGCGTTCGTGACCCCCTGGAGACGCGCCGCGCTGCCGATATTCAGGGCATGGAAATAATGCGCGTCGGCATTGGTCTCGTCGAGCTCGAAGGCCTGTTTGGCCGCTTTCGCTCCCGCTTCGTAGGCAGCCAGCCGTTTTGCCTTGTCGGTCAGCAAGTCGTCGGCAAGGTCGAAATACGTTTCCGCCAGTTGAACGAGCAACTCCGGCGAGGGGTTGCCTTTGTCCACTCGGTCGAGCAGCGTCTGCAGATCTTTTTCAAGCGACTGCGGATACCCCAGTGGCATCTCGTTGCGCTGCGCTGAGGCACGATCTGATGCGATGAGGGCGCCGACCACGAGGAGGCTTGCCACGATCGATGTCGTCATCCTCATCTCGTGTGTGAATATCCTCACGGATAATATCTCCAATCAAGGATCAGTCGCAGACCCACGGACCAGACTGGGTTAAGATCCGCCTCGGGAGCGCCCACAGGCAGGACAACCGTCGTGGAATAGGGAACCGTCACACCGGTGAACAGCTGCATCAACAACGTGGCACTCTGGTTGGTGGAAAACCTCCGGAATGGCCTGTACTCCAGGACCGGCATATCAAAATATAAGGACTTGTACCCGACTAGTTGGCTGCTGCCGTCCGGGGTCGCGCTCGGCACGAACAGCCGATCCGATCCGTCAATGCCGAACAAAGTCACACCGAGCTCCCGGCCGAATACGAACTGAAAACGGCCGATCGGGGTGGCCCATCCGGACTGCCAAGGAATGAGCCCCCCGTTGCTCGCGGCCACGGCCATGTGCATATACCGATCCGGCGCGAAGAGGTAGAGAGGCGAGAGCAAGAGGAGATCGCCCGGGATGAGGAAGAACGGCATCCGCAGGCGGGTCGAAATCCCCGTGTGCGATGGGATCGCAGCCGTTATGCTGCCGCCTTGCTGCGAGTACCGATTCGATGACGAGGTATCGGCGCGCAGTCCGACCGCGAGGAAGATCAGCCCGTCACCTGAATCGTCAAGCACTCCTTCCAGGCCCATGCCGACCCGTGCGGACAGATCGAGTCCTCCTATGATGCCGCCACCTTCCGAGCCGGCGAATCCGCTGGAGACGGATCGGCCGTCGATCATGCCAGCCAGCCCGACGAAGCGTCCAAGTTCGCTACGGAATCGCGGCATCGCGCCGAGCCCCGGCCCCAGGCCCGGCATGGGGGTCCACCTGAGCACTTCAACTGCCAATTGCCGTGCCTGGGGTGGCGCGCGCAATCCTTCCGGTTCTTGCTTGAGCGTGTCGTTTCTGCACACATCAAAGGCGTCGGCCTCGATCGGCGCAGCCGGTGTGTAGGGCATATCTACGGCCCGCAGACGACCGGCGGCCGTGT
Protein-coding regions in this window:
- a CDS encoding tetratricopeptide repeat protein, with translation MTTSIVASLLVVGALIASDRASAQRNEMPLGYPQSLEKDLQTLLDRVDKGNPSPELLVQLAETYFDLADDLLTDKAKRLAAYEAGAKAAKQAFELDETNADAHYFHALNIGSAARLQGVTNAALTVSTIKHCALRAIELDPNHSLALQMMGGLMMELPRILGGSKKKAQVYLERAIAADGNYANARMMLATLYKKQGRVEEARKQLTAVVQAEHPHYRYTWERSYKPEAERLLRKLPKP